In Hoeflea sp. IMCC20628, the DNA window ATGTTGCATCGCTTAGCGGTGAAGCCGCAACCTATGCCAACGAGGTTGTTCTGCGCCTGCAGACAATCGTCGCCCGCCTGATCGCCATGCCGCGTCTGGTGGTGGTGGCGGCGCGTGGGGCCATCACCGGCGGGTCTGCCGGGCTCCTGTTTGCCGCCGATCTTGCAGTGCTTGCGCCCGACGCATTTGTGCAGCCTTATTATGCAAAGGTCGGCTTTGCGCCCGATGGCGGCTGGACAGCCCTACTGCCTGAACGCATCGGCGCCGGGCAAGCGCTGGAATGGCTTCAGTCCGATCGGCGGCTTATCGCTCCTGCGCTGTGCGAGGCAGGATTGGCCACTGCGATTTCAGATACTCCCGAAGAGATGGCGACCGAGCTTGCCGCAAACGGGGAAATGGGCAGCCGGCTGGCGGCCAAGGGCCTGATCTGGGATGACGCACGCCGCGCCCGGATCAATGCGCGGCTGGCGGCCGAGACTGCAGCGTTTCTTGACCGGATCGTCCGGCCTGATACGGCTCTGGGCATGTCACGATTTCTAGAGCGCATTGGAGGCAAGGCCGATGTTTGACACTATCCCGGACATGGCCGCTAAGCGCGCCGAGATCTCTCCGAACTCTATCGCCTTTATCGAAGCGGGCAGCGGGCGGGAGTGGCGGTTTTCCGAGATCAACAGCGCAGCCAATGCGGTCGCCGCCGGGCTGGGGCAAGCTGGTTTGTGCTCCGGTGACCGGCTGGCGATTCTGTGCCTCAACCGGGTCGAATTCTTCATCACGCTGTTTGCCTGTCAGAAAACCGGCATCATCCTGTGCCCTCTCAACTGGCGGCAGCCGGCGGCTGAACTGATTGAAACACTCGAGCCTGTGGGTGCCAAGGCGCTCATCCATGACGCGGCTCAGGCCGAGTTGGCCGGGGATGTGGGGAGTGTCTGCGGAATCCGAAATTTTGCCATCGAAACCGATATCTCCGCATGGATCGAAACGGGAGCAACAGTGCCCGCGACGAAAATTCTCCCGGACCAGCCATGGTATCTGCTATTCACATCGGGAACGACAGGCCGGCCAAAGGCGGTGATCCAGACCGCGCAGATGGCCTGGGCCAATGCGGTCAACATTTCCCAGGCCACGCGGATGACCGCGGACGACCGGTCGGTCAATTTCCTGCCACTGTTTCACACTGCCGGTATCAATCTCTACACCCTGCCGCTGTTTCTGCTGGGCGGCTGCTCGACGGTTTTGCTGAAGTTCGAGCCGGGCCAGATTTTC includes these proteins:
- a CDS encoding enoyl-CoA hydratase/isomerase family protein, with protein sequence MTTRVTTQTVHLPDGTLCARLTLAAGRANSLEPGLLSDLGSALDWAEAQDAKVILLCGGPNFSSGGDVRAFHVASLSGEAATYANEVVLRLQTIVARLIAMPRLVVVAARGAITGGSAGLLFAADLAVLAPDAFVQPYYAKVGFAPDGGWTALLPERIGAGQALEWLQSDRRLIAPALCEAGLATAISDTPEEMATELAANGEMGSRLAAKGLIWDDARRARINARLAAETAAFLDRIVRPDTALGMSRFLERIGGKADV